A stretch of Zymoseptoria tritici IPO323 chromosome 1, whole genome shotgun sequence DNA encodes these proteins:
- a CDS encoding ferric reductase-like transmembrane component (Shows similarity to S. cerevisiae FRE5. Ferroxidase (FET)-dependent reductase.), producing MSHSSGEASPAVQAAEHAREVLFAEWQIKDENTAKFFGFAMAGLVAVFTITHQVDVLFTKEFARSSGSSTVARSMRRTLQLFSRSKIVAGVVLLPGKIVLALLYFGINAGLTFHDRPDRVGFNVLAKRFGWLALCNLCLVMFLGLKNTPLSPLAGRSFDQVNVLHRFCGYTTVALSIIHSVMLMIAVTAMGFVRRRQYEVFYAAHIVLVAIVLVAVGLHRPDIGLKALIITIVAAAMWFIDKSLRLSRWLYYGVGNYCTLTPLPGRATRITMHRSMRAQPGSMAFVWIPGVRMFQRHPFTLVSTEPAEFVVQARDGFTKELYHTACRNPGVKFRAALEGPYGVVPNTHEFDKIVLVAGGTRRVWIG from the exons ATGTCTCACTCTTCCGGGGAGGCTTCTCCCGCTGTACAGGCCGCCGAACATGCCAGAGAAGTGCTCTTTGCAGAATGGCAGATCAAGGATGAAAACACCGCCAAGTTCTTTGGGTTTGCCATGGCTGGGCTTGTTGCCGTCTTCACCATTACACATCAAGTGGATGTCCTTTTCACCAAGGAGTTTGCAAGGTCAAGCGGTTCAAGTACAGTCGCCCGATCCATGAGACGAACCTTGCAGCTCTTCAGCAGAAGTAAGATTGTCGCCGGAGTGGTATTGCTGCCTGGAAAGATCGTCCTTGCGTTACTATATTTTGGCATCAACGCTGGCCTGACCTTTCATGATCGACCTGATCGAGTCGGCTTCAACGTTCTGGCGAAGCGATTTGGCTG GCTAGCGCTATGCAATCTATGCCTTGTCATGTTTCTCGGTCTGAAGAACACGCCACTGTCGCCACTTGCAGGCCGGAGCTTCGACCAAGTCAATGTGCTGCACCGCTTCTGCGGCTACACTACGGTTGCCCTATCGATCATACATTCGGT TATGTTGATGATCGCTGTCACTGCGATGGGCTTCGTGAGGAGACGGCAGTACGAGGTCTTCTATGCAGCTCACATCGTCCTCGTTGCCATCGTCTTGGTTGCCG TCGGCCTGCACCGCCCAGACATAGGACTCAAGGCACTCATCATCACAATCGTAGCAGCAGCCATGTGGTTCATCGATAAATCTCTACGCCTGTCTCGATGGCTCTACTACGGAGTCGGCAACTACTGTACCCTCACGCCACTCCCAGGCCGAGCGACCAGAATCACAATGCACCGATCAATGCGAGCCCAGCCAGGCTCCATGGCCTTCGTCTGGATCCCAGGAGTTCGAATGTTCCAGCGCCACCCCTTCACACTCGTGTCGACCGAGCCCGCCGAGTTCGTCGTCCAAGCACGAGACGGCTTCACCAAGGAACTCTACCACACAGCCTGCCGCAATCCTGGAGTGAAATTCCGAGCTGCACTCGAAGGGCCCTATGGCGTCGTGCCTAACACCCATGAGTTCGACAAGATCGTGCTGGTGGCGGGAG GGACAAGACGAGTCTGGATTGGTTAG
- a CDS encoding putative ABC transporter (ABC transporter, ABC-D family, PMP type. Potential peroxisomal fatty acid ABC transporter subunit. Similarity with yeast PXA1. Peroxisomal ABC transporters are supposed to function upon heterodimerization. TC no:3.A.1.203), protein MAAQSTLRQRPAERIAQWFDSFYAQVLARADKIRTRSALSPRTTRLIATLALSLAIIGGYGGYRRYQNRKKEQAVGRHHIRRNSGIKSKDGTRTLFVPDNEQISKVVIHTIKPTTFDAHRRFFLNPTRQRSSGKEYSLGVPPPNVKPGLNVAFLHQFMALMQIAVPRIGSKESGLLTTHAFFLLLRTYLSLVVARLDGEIVRDLVAGAGRPFLIGLTKWLAFGVVGSYTNSMIKFLQAKISIAFRTRLTRYIHDLYLSPSMAYYKMHDLDGGIEHGADQFICHDLTLFCDNAANLYSSLGKPLVDLVTFNYQLYKSLGPLALSGLLSNYAATAILLKKLSPPFAKLKAAEGRKEGDFRGMHSRLIANAEEIAFYAGGPTEHVLLDQGFKELRKWMESIYRVKVGYNMLEDFVLKYTWSALGYLVTSLPIFLPTMGLVPEPEPSKISDPSLLGVGETVDQTGSRTKQFITNKRLMLNLADAGSRMMYSIKDLSELAGQTSRVFMLISTLHRVHANAYHIPRNANYELYNLADVSGTLHKGFDGVRLENVPVVAPSPFPLGGEELIDNLSFIVGPGEHLLITGPNGAGKSAVARIVAGLWPTYRGLTSRPRKTGQDGIMFLPQRVYLSPGTLRDQVIYPDTAADMRDSGRREHDLQHILEECRLGYIPEREGGWDTRKMWQDVLSGGEKQRMAIARLLYHEPRYAFIDEGTSAVSSDVEGILYETAKAKGITLITISTRASLKRYHSYTLTLGLGEEASEYEFVRIGTASEKDSVEKEIQELKEKLAQVESWKERRREIDTELNKVWVKGEEEPLPAPEYQQQQELEVGTQESES, encoded by the exons ATGGCGGCCCAGTCAACGCTCCGCCAGCGTCCGGCGGAACGTATCGCGCAGTGGTTCGACAGCTTTTATGCCCAAGTTCTGGCCCGCGCAGACAAAATCCGGACTCGAAGTGCGCTCAGCCCTCGAACGACCCGGCTCATCGCGACGCTCGCTTTGTCTCTGGCCATCATCGGAGGATATGGAGGCTATCGACGGTATCAGAATCGGAAGAAAGAGCAGGCAGTAGGGAGACATCACATTCGTCGCAACAGCGGCATCAAGAGCAAGGATGGAACCCGGACACTGTTCGTGCCGGACAATGAGCAGATCAGCAAAGTTGTTATACATACCATCAAGCCTACGACCTTTGATGCGCACAGGAGATTTTTCCTCAATCCGACGAGGCAGCGTAGCTCAGGAAAGGAATACTCGCTGGGTGTCCCGCCACCGAACGTCAAGCCTGGTCTGAACGTTGCATTCCTACATCAGTTCATGGCTCTGATGCAAATCGCGGTTCCAAGGATAGGATCTAAGGAGTCCGGTCTGTTGACAACCCATGCGTTCTTCCTACTTCTGCGGACATATCTCtctctcgtcgtcgcgagaCTGGACGGTGAGATTGTACGCGATCTTGTGGCCGGAGCAGGACGTCCATTCCTCATAGGCCTTACAAAATGGCTAGCGTTTGGTGTGGTTGGCTCCTACACGAACTCTATGATCAAGTTTCTCCAGGCCAAGATCAGTATCGCGTTCCGCACACGATTGACGAGGTATATCCACGACCTGTATCTTAGTCCGTCCATGGCGTACTACAAGATGCATGATCTGGACGGAGGCATCGAGCACGGCGCTGATCAATTCATCTGTCATGATCTGACGCTGTTCTGCGACAATGCCGCCAACCTGTACTCAAGTCTAGGCAAACCGCTTGTGGACTTGGTCACATTCAACTACCAGCTTTACAAATCGTTAGGGCCGCTGGCACTGAGCGGCCTTCTCAGCAACTACGCCGCGACTGCTATTCTGCTCAAGAAGCTGAGCCCGCCATTTGCGAAGCTCAAGGCTGCTGAAGGGCGAAAAGAGGGCGACTTCCGAGGGATGCACTCTCGACTGATTGCAAATGCCGAAGAAATTGCATTCTACGCGGGAGGACCAACTGAGCACGTGCTACTGGATCAAGGCTTCAAGGAGCTGAGGAAATGGATGGAGAGCATTTACCGAGTCAAGGTCGGCTACAACATGCTTGAGGATTTTGTACTAAAGTACACATGGTCTGCACTCGGATACCTTGTCACAAGTCTGCCAATTTTCCTACCAACCATGGGACTGGTTCCAGAGCCTGAACCTTCGAAGATATCGGACCCATCGCTTCTCGGAGTCGGCGAAACCGTCGACCAGACCGGATCGCGGACCAAGCAGTTTATCACCAACAAGCGCCTCATGCTGAATTTGGCCGATGCTGGCAGCCGGATGATGTACTCCATCAAGGACCTTTCGGAGCTCGCTGGCCAAACAAGTCGAGTATTTATGCTCATCAGCACTCTCCACCGCGTCCACGCGAACGCATACCACATTCCGCGAAATGCCAACTACGAATTGTACAACCTCGCCGATGTTAGCGGGACACTTCACAAAGGCTTCGACGGTGTGCGATTAGAGAATGTTCCAGTCGTTGCACCTTCACCTTTCCCTCTCGGAGGCGAAGAATTGATCGACAATCTTTCATTCATCGTTGGGCCCGGCGAACATCTCCTCATCACAGGTCCGAACGGCGCCGGCAAATCGGCAGTCGCACGAATCGTTGCCGGTCTCTGGCCCACATACAGAGGTCTCACCTCCCGACCACGCAAGACCGGTCAAGATGGCATTATGTTCCTGCCACAGCGAGTCTATCTCAGCCCTGGCACGCTCCGAGATCAGGTCATTTACCCGGACACCGCGGCGGATATGCGAGACTCAGGACGACGTGAGCACGACCTCCAGCATATTCTCGAAGAGTGTCGACTTGGCTACATACCCGAACGCGAGGGCGGATGGGACACGCGGAAGATGTGGCAAGATGTGCTGAGTGGAGGAGAAAAGCAGCGCATGGCCATTGCTCGCCTCCTGTATCATGAGCCACGGTACGCCTTCATCGACGAGGGAACGTCGGCAGTGAGTTCAGATGTGGAAGGGATCCTGTACGAGACGGCAAAGGCAAAGGGGATCA CTCTCATAACCATCTCCACTCGCGCTTCACTCAAGCGTTATCACTCATACACTCTCACACTCGGCTTGGGCGAGGAAGCAAGCGAGTATGAATTTGTGCGCATCGGTACAGCAAGCGAGAAGGACAGCGTGGAAAAGGAGATCCAGGAACTCAAGGAGAAGCTAGCACAGGTGGAGTCGTGGAAAGAGCGGCGGCGGGAAATCGACACGGAACTGAATAAAGTTTGGGTCaagggtgaggaggagccGCTGCCTGCTCCGGAATatcaacagcagcaggagTTGGAAGTGGGAACTCAAGAGTCGGAATCATGA